A genomic segment from Comamonas terrigena NBRC 13299 encodes:
- a CDS encoding DUF5309 domain-containing protein: MAQQTNTFATFNAVGNREELADAIYRISPEETPFVSSIGKDKCSSVSPEWQTDALSAAVNNKVEQGNNAAVKAITPSVRVGNRTQISEKTFGVTGTQEVVDKAGRKSEKAYQEAKKILELKRDIEFAAINNGTAVAAAEGVAPQARGLSGWLKTNSLQGATGVAPDPIANTAPTDGTLRTFTEALLKQAMQKAWEEGGNPSLLFVPSALRATVSAFTGAATKFEKVESKTTTATVEVYVGDFGRLKIVNSRYNRARDVFGIEPERFKLLRLRGVKTTPLAKTGDAENYMVNTEWTLKCEQEAANFALRDLQAT; this comes from the coding sequence ATGGCTCAACAAACGAATACCTTTGCCACTTTCAATGCCGTGGGCAACCGCGAGGAACTGGCGGATGCGATCTACCGCATCTCGCCCGAAGAAACCCCGTTCGTGTCCTCCATCGGCAAGGACAAGTGCAGCTCGGTCAGCCCGGAGTGGCAGACCGATGCGCTGTCTGCCGCCGTGAACAACAAGGTGGAGCAGGGCAACAACGCTGCGGTGAAGGCGATCACGCCTTCGGTGCGCGTGGGCAACCGCACCCAGATCTCCGAAAAGACCTTCGGCGTGACGGGCACCCAGGAGGTGGTGGACAAGGCGGGCCGCAAGTCCGAGAAGGCCTACCAGGAGGCCAAGAAGATCCTGGAGCTCAAGCGCGACATCGAGTTCGCCGCCATCAACAACGGCACGGCGGTGGCCGCCGCCGAAGGTGTGGCGCCCCAGGCGCGCGGCCTGTCGGGCTGGCTCAAGACCAACAGCCTGCAGGGTGCGACCGGCGTGGCGCCGGACCCCATTGCCAACACCGCGCCCACCGACGGCACGCTGCGCACCTTCACCGAGGCGCTGCTGAAGCAGGCCATGCAAAAGGCCTGGGAAGAGGGCGGCAACCCCAGTCTGCTGTTTGTGCCTTCGGCGCTGCGGGCCACGGTGTCGGCCTTTACCGGCGCGGCCACCAAGTTCGAGAAGGTGGAGAGCAAGACCACCACGGCGACGGTGGAGGTGTATGTGGGCGACTTTGGCCGCCTGAAGATTGTGAACAGCCGCTACAACCGCGCACGCGATGTGTTCGGGATCGAGCCGGAACGCTTCAAGCTGCTGCGCCTGCGCGGGGTGAAGACCACGCCGCTGGCCAAGACCGGTGATGCCGAGAACTACATGGTCAACACCGAATGGACGCTCAAGTGCGAGCAGGAAGCGGCGAACTTTGCGCTGCGCGACCTGCAGGCCACCTGA
- a CDS encoding portal protein has product MNSDTFRNVLEREIEDAHSWLASGIRGEQQRNLQYYLGLPLGNEVDGRSQVVSWDVFETIEGALPNFLEPFFSGDHIGEFLPRGPEDAAYAEQATELVNYVIRDDNPGFLLFSDWFKDALLSKLGVVRAKWVQPDPVREEFKGLSEEQLVLLTQDPAVRVLEASPSELLQPEVAQAAGLQQPLLWDVTLQRRQRGKVELRNVAPGDFLVNRSAKRLEDARLVGEWVTYTRSQLTEMGFADVAAIQSFEGSGAQEPDDLRDQLAESADRSLEEVRLFEGFVRCDYNGDGVAEWRRVLVSGNGELENEEVQGHEYAVLTPIKLPHRVIGMALADPVVELQRLNSGLTRQYVDSLYLANNPRTYVNLAARVNIEDVISNRIGGIIRGEGAAADAVVPIKTALVATESLAGIEMVQGMRERRTGVTRYNQGLDADSLNKTATGIAKISNMADKRMLLILRTFAETGVKQLFKLVLRLLTQYQDIPTTVRLRGRFVQFDLRMWSPDMDVSTDVGLGTGDKAETLMLLQQFGQFMQQAAQAGLVGPPQIYEYGKALAKHAKLKGAGEKFMLAPDQIPPKPPQPDPVQVQAQMQAQIQSRLEQMKLQGQQQLQAMRLQAEAAEGDKKRAADLQIKHMELQQRDRDRLLELAAGYLAANAREAGTMGQPTNIIAGSMLDQNIQVPGVTAEDLQQAAQSIEGMARQFQEGQA; this is encoded by the coding sequence ATGAACAGTGACACGTTCCGCAATGTGCTGGAGCGTGAGATCGAGGATGCGCACAGCTGGCTGGCCAGCGGCATCCGGGGTGAGCAGCAGCGCAATCTGCAGTACTACCTGGGCCTGCCGTTGGGCAATGAGGTGGACGGCCGCTCCCAGGTGGTGAGCTGGGATGTGTTCGAGACCATTGAGGGCGCGCTGCCGAATTTTCTGGAGCCGTTTTTCAGCGGGGACCACATCGGCGAGTTTCTGCCGCGCGGGCCGGAGGATGCGGCCTATGCCGAGCAGGCCACCGAGCTGGTGAACTATGTGATCCGGGACGACAACCCCGGGTTTCTGCTGTTCAGCGACTGGTTCAAGGATGCGCTGCTGTCCAAGCTGGGGGTGGTGCGTGCCAAGTGGGTGCAGCCGGACCCGGTGCGCGAAGAGTTCAAGGGCCTGAGCGAGGAGCAGCTGGTGCTGCTGACCCAGGATCCAGCCGTGCGCGTGCTGGAAGCCTCGCCGAGCGAGCTGCTGCAGCCCGAAGTGGCCCAGGCCGCCGGGCTGCAGCAGCCCCTGCTGTGGGATGTGACGCTGCAGCGCCGCCAGCGCGGCAAGGTGGAGCTGCGCAATGTGGCGCCGGGGGACTTTCTGGTCAACCGCTCGGCCAAGCGCCTGGAAGACGCCCGTCTGGTGGGGGAGTGGGTGACCTACACCCGCTCGCAGCTGACGGAGATGGGCTTTGCCGATGTGGCCGCGATCCAGAGCTTTGAGGGCAGCGGTGCCCAGGAGCCGGACGATCTGCGGGACCAGCTGGCGGAGAGCGCGGACCGGTCGCTGGAGGAGGTGCGGCTGTTCGAGGGCTTTGTCCGCTGCGACTACAACGGCGACGGTGTGGCCGAGTGGCGCCGGGTGCTGGTGTCGGGCAACGGCGAGCTGGAGAACGAAGAGGTGCAGGGGCATGAATATGCGGTGCTGACACCCATCAAGCTGCCGCACCGCGTGATCGGCATGGCGCTGGCCGACCCGGTGGTGGAGCTGCAGCGGCTGAACAGCGGGCTGACGCGCCAGTATGTGGACAGCCTGTACCTGGCCAACAACCCGCGCACCTATGTGAACCTGGCGGCGCGCGTCAACATCGAGGACGTGATCAGCAACCGCATTGGCGGCATCATCCGCGGCGAGGGTGCGGCGGCGGATGCCGTGGTGCCGATCAAGACCGCGTTGGTGGCGACCGAGAGCCTGGCCGGCATCGAGATGGTGCAGGGCATGCGCGAGCGCCGCACCGGGGTGACCCGCTACAACCAGGGCCTGGATGCGGACAGCCTGAACAAGACGGCCACGGGCATTGCCAAGATTTCCAACATGGCAGACAAGCGCATGCTGCTGATCCTGCGTACCTTTGCGGAGACGGGCGTCAAGCAGCTGTTCAAGCTGGTGCTGCGGCTGCTGACCCAGTACCAGGACATTCCGACCACGGTGCGCCTGCGCGGCCGGTTTGTGCAGTTTGATCTGCGCATGTGGTCGCCCGACATGGATGTGAGTACCGATGTGGGCCTGGGCACGGGCGACAAGGCCGAGACCCTGATGCTGCTGCAGCAGTTCGGCCAGTTCATGCAGCAGGCCGCGCAGGCCGGGCTGGTGGGGCCGCCGCAAATCTATGAATATGGCAAGGCGTTGGCCAAGCACGCCAAGCTCAAGGGGGCGGGGGAGAAGTTCATGCTGGCGCCGGACCAGATTCCGCCCAAGCCGCCGCAGCCGGACCCGGTGCAGGTGCAGGCGCAGATGCAGGCACAGATCCAGTCCCGGCTGGAGCAGATGAAGCTGCAGGGCCAGCAGCAGTTGCAGGCCATGCGGCTGCAGGCCGAGGCGGCCGAGGGCGACAAGAAGCGTGCGGCGGACTTGCAGATCAAGCACATGGAGCTGCAGCAGCGCGACAGGGACCGGCTGCTGGAGCTGGCCGCCGGCTACCTGGCGGCCAATGCCCGGGAGGCCGGCACCATGGGCCAGCCCACCAACATCATTGCCGGCTCCATGCTGGACCAGAACATCCAGGTGCCCGGCGTCACCGCCGAGGACCTGCAGCAGGCGGCCCAGAGCATTGAGGGCATGGCCCGGCAGTTTCAGGAAGGACAAGCATGA
- a CDS encoding PBSX family phage terminase large subunit produces the protein MRTLNLKTARVFAPLLEPARYKGAHGGRGSGKSHFFAEMLLEDCLYEPGAMGGEGLRAVCIREVQKDLSQSSKALLESKLSALGLGQADGFRVYKDVITTPGDGLVIFKGMNDYTADSVKSLEGFKRAWWEEAQTATQRSLDLLKPTMRAAGSQLWFGWNPRFAKDPVDRMLRAEGLPTGARVVQANWRDNPWFTAELEQERQDCLRLQPDKYDHIWEGGYETVNEGAYFARQLADTRAQGRIGVVAADPLMALRAFVDIGGTGQNADSFAMWIVQFVGMQVRVLDYYEAQGQPMAAHVQWLRDQGYTPERLQIWLPHDGEKADTVHAVTPKSALQSLGYRVTVVPNQGKGAAMKRVEAARRLFPSIWFNETSTEGGRAALGWYHEKRDEARGIGLGPAHDWASHGADAFGLMCCVWEPPRQGQPLQLPNIGIV, from the coding sequence ATGAGAACGCTGAATCTGAAGACGGCGCGCGTGTTTGCGCCGCTGCTGGAGCCTGCGCGCTACAAGGGCGCGCATGGGGGGCGGGGGTCTGGCAAGAGCCATTTCTTTGCCGAGATGCTGCTGGAGGACTGCCTGTACGAGCCCGGCGCCATGGGCGGCGAGGGCCTGCGTGCGGTGTGTATCCGCGAGGTGCAGAAGGACCTGAGCCAGTCGAGCAAGGCTTTGCTGGAGTCCAAGCTGTCCGCGCTGGGGCTGGGCCAGGCGGATGGGTTTCGGGTCTACAAGGATGTGATCACTACGCCGGGGGATGGCCTGGTCATCTTCAAAGGCATGAACGACTACACGGCCGACAGCGTGAAATCGCTGGAGGGCTTCAAGCGTGCCTGGTGGGAAGAGGCGCAGACGGCGACCCAGCGCAGCCTGGACCTGCTGAAGCCGACGATGCGCGCGGCGGGGTCGCAGCTGTGGTTTGGCTGGAACCCGCGCTTTGCCAAGGATCCGGTGGACCGCATGCTGCGCGCCGAAGGCTTGCCCACCGGTGCCCGGGTGGTGCAGGCCAACTGGCGCGACAACCCCTGGTTCACGGCCGAGCTGGAGCAGGAGCGCCAGGACTGTCTGCGCCTGCAGCCCGACAAGTACGACCATATCTGGGAGGGCGGCTACGAGACGGTGAACGAGGGCGCGTACTTTGCGCGCCAGCTGGCCGATACCCGGGCCCAGGGGCGCATTGGCGTGGTGGCGGCGGACCCGCTGATGGCCTTGCGGGCCTTTGTGGACATTGGCGGCACCGGCCAGAACGCGGACAGCTTTGCGATGTGGATCGTGCAGTTTGTGGGCATGCAGGTGCGGGTGCTGGACTACTACGAGGCCCAGGGCCAGCCCATGGCGGCCCATGTGCAGTGGCTGCGCGACCAGGGCTATACGCCGGAGCGGCTGCAGATCTGGCTGCCGCACGACGGCGAGAAGGCCGACACGGTGCATGCGGTGACGCCCAAGAGCGCGCTGCAGTCGCTGGGCTACCGGGTGACGGTGGTGCCCAACCAGGGCAAGGGGGCGGCGATGAAGCGGGTGGAAGCCGCGCGCCGGCTGTTCCCCAGCATCTGGTTCAACGAGACGAGCACGGAAGGCGGCCGCGCCGCCCTGGGCTGGTACCACGAGAAGCGCGACGAGGCCCGGGGCATTGGCCTGGGGCCGGCGCACGACTGGGCCAGCCACGGTGCGGACGCCTTCGGGCTGATGTGCTGCGTGTGGGAGCCGCCCCGGCAGGGGCAGCCCCTTCAACTGCCCAACATAGGGATTGTGTGA
- a CDS encoding terminase small subunit gives MELTPKQERFVAEYLIDLNATQAAIRTGYSAKTAASQGARLLKQGGVARAVQAAQQARAVRTEITQDRVLQELARIAFFDIRRLYRADGSMKDPCELDADTAAALASIEVKEELERGGGEDALHEPSASAAASATVSAAGSAAHGGAPRRKQVAGYTIKTRVFDKVATLQLAMRHLGMLNDKLGLSAPGGGPIETVAHVTRTIIDPQA, from the coding sequence ATGGAACTGACCCCAAAGCAGGAGCGCTTTGTGGCCGAGTACCTGATTGACCTGAACGCGACTCAGGCCGCGATCAGGACCGGCTACAGCGCCAAGACCGCCGCGTCCCAGGGGGCGCGGCTTTTGAAGCAGGGCGGGGTGGCGCGGGCCGTCCAGGCCGCGCAGCAGGCGCGGGCGGTACGCACCGAGATCACCCAGGACAGGGTGCTGCAGGAGCTGGCGCGGATTGCCTTCTTTGACATCCGCAGGCTGTACCGCGCGGACGGGAGCATGAAGGACCCCTGCGAGCTGGATGCCGACACGGCGGCAGCGCTGGCCAGCATTGAGGTGAAGGAAGAGCTGGAGCGCGGTGGCGGGGAGGATGCACTGCACGAGCCGTCGGCCTCTGCAGCCGCCTCTGCAACTGTCTCTGCAGCAGGCTCTGCCGCCCACGGCGGTGCGCCGCGGCGCAAGCAGGTGGCGGGCTACACCATCAAGACCCGGGTGTTCGACAAGGTGGCCACGCTGCAGCTGGCGATGCGCCACCTGGGCATGCTGAACGACAAGCTGGGCCTGTCTGCCCCTGGCGGCGGCCCCATTGAAACGGTGGCGCATGTGACGCGCACCATCATCGATCCCCAGGCATGA
- a CDS encoding MerR family transcriptional regulator — MRIGELAALTGCTPKALRLYEAHGLLGTVARQGSYRHYGPEDVQRVQWIRQALALGFRLAALQPLRTMDTPAGAAAVLALLQTRRRAIADELQRLQAADTALAALALELSTCETATECPAPDQLGIRRSA; from the coding sequence ATGCGCATCGGTGAACTCGCAGCCCTGACAGGCTGTACCCCCAAGGCGCTGCGGCTGTACGAAGCGCACGGCCTGCTCGGCACCGTGGCGCGCCAAGGCAGCTACCGCCACTACGGCCCGGAAGATGTCCAGCGCGTGCAGTGGATACGCCAGGCCTTGGCGCTGGGTTTCCGCCTGGCCGCGCTGCAACCGCTGCGCACCATGGACACCCCGGCCGGCGCCGCCGCCGTCCTGGCCTTGCTGCAAACCCGGCGGCGCGCCATCGCGGATGAGCTGCAGCGTCTGCAAGCCGCCGACACCGCGCTGGCCGCTTTGGCGCTGGAACTAAGCACTTGCGAGACAGCCACCGAGTGTCCTGCGCCAGATCAACTCGGCATCCGACGCAGCGCTTGA
- a CDS encoding NAD(P)H-dependent oxidoreductase codes for MSRRILIILGQPSSSSLCAALAHAYADAARQSGAEVRLLQLGDMAFDPILHHGYQRVQPLEPDLQAAQADITWAQHLVWVYPIWWGGLPALLKGFLDRTFLPGFAFKYRPNSALWDRLLAGRSAELLVTMDSPPWYYRWVQRQPGHRQMKQTILEFSGIKPVRVHSFGPVIRSSDATRARWIQRAHTLGARAGAR; via the coding sequence ATGTCCCGCCGCATCCTCATCATCCTCGGACAACCCTCTTCCAGCAGCCTGTGTGCGGCCTTGGCCCACGCCTATGCCGATGCGGCACGCCAATCGGGCGCCGAAGTGCGCCTGCTGCAACTGGGTGACATGGCTTTCGATCCCATCCTGCACCACGGTTACCAGCGCGTCCAGCCGCTGGAGCCCGACCTGCAGGCCGCACAGGCCGACATCACCTGGGCACAGCACCTGGTGTGGGTCTACCCCATCTGGTGGGGAGGCCTGCCTGCCCTGCTCAAGGGATTTCTGGACCGCACCTTCCTGCCCGGCTTCGCCTTCAAATACCGCCCCAACTCTGCGCTGTGGGACCGCCTGCTGGCGGGCCGCAGTGCAGAGCTGCTGGTGACCATGGACTCCCCGCCCTGGTACTACCGCTGGGTGCAGCGCCAACCGGGCCACCGGCAAATGAAGCAGACCATTCTGGAATTCAGCGGTATCAAGCCCGTGCGCGTGCACAGCTTTGGCCCGGTGATCCGTTCCAGCGACGCCACGCGTGCCCGCTGGATCCAGCGGGCCCACACCCTGGGTGCCCGTGCCGGCGCACGCTGA
- a CDS encoding recombination protein NinB — protein MSEQLEIDLFSRRQAWVAIRAQLFPFLAQAFQGSGRWVLTVARRKRSRAQNRRYWGQGVLAQIAQQAVVNGRQYDAQTWHELLKRRFIGVVELPDGAVVGASSRRLSPAEFAAFCARVEAYAASELGVTFYDLWEGG, from the coding sequence ATGTCTGAGCAACTGGAGATCGATCTGTTCAGCCGCCGGCAGGCCTGGGTGGCCATACGGGCGCAGCTGTTCCCGTTTCTGGCCCAGGCGTTCCAGGGTTCCGGCCGCTGGGTGCTGACGGTGGCGCGGCGCAAGCGCAGTCGGGCCCAGAACCGGCGTTACTGGGGCCAGGGTGTGCTGGCGCAGATTGCGCAGCAGGCGGTGGTCAACGGCCGCCAGTACGACGCGCAGACCTGGCACGAGCTGCTGAAGCGGCGCTTCATCGGCGTGGTGGAGCTGCCCGATGGCGCCGTGGTGGGCGCCAGCTCCAGGCGCCTGAGTCCCGCCGAATTTGCCGCGTTCTGCGCCCGGGTGGAGGCCTATGCCGCATCCGAGCTGGGCGTGACGTTTTACGACCTGTGGGAGGGCGGATGA
- a CDS encoding DUF6475 domain-containing protein has translation MRADEMPAFKDLLTDAMAYYGKDCSAFTLTVWWGALQGCELEQVATALQRHAMDPERGQFAPKVADLVRVLQGTSTDRAALAWGKVHEAMSAVGAYRDVVFDDPAIHAVVEDLGGWPKVCRTDIRELSYLQHRFQEAHRAYTARGQCDYQRRLAGDRSPDHEYSSRGIPLPRPALVGDPQRAMAVIQHGSMAGKTRISTLPAQAMRLLAGASLQEVRA, from the coding sequence ATGCGCGCTGACGAAATGCCAGCGTTCAAGGACCTGCTGACGGACGCCATGGCGTACTACGGCAAGGACTGCAGCGCGTTCACGCTGACTGTGTGGTGGGGGGCGTTGCAGGGCTGCGAGCTGGAACAGGTGGCCACCGCGCTGCAGCGCCATGCCATGGACCCCGAGCGCGGCCAGTTTGCCCCCAAGGTGGCCGACCTGGTGCGGGTGCTGCAGGGCACCAGCACCGACCGGGCCGCGCTGGCCTGGGGCAAGGTACACGAGGCCATGAGCGCCGTGGGCGCCTACCGCGATGTGGTGTTTGACGACCCGGCCATTCACGCCGTGGTGGAAGACCTGGGCGGCTGGCCCAAGGTGTGCCGTACCGACATCAGGGAGCTGTCCTATCTGCAGCACCGCTTTCAGGAAGCCCACCGCGCCTACACCGCGCGCGGGCAGTGCGACTACCAGCGCCGCCTGGCGGGCGACCGCTCGCCCGACCATGAGTACAGCAGCCGGGGCATCCCGCTGCCGCGCCCGGCGCTGGTGGGTGACCCGCAGCGGGCCATGGCGGTGATCCAGCACGGCAGCATGGCGGGCAAGACACGGATTTCCACTTTGCCTGCGCAGGCCATGCGCCTGCTGGCCGGCGCTTCCCTGCAAGAGGTGCGGGCATGA